The Streptomyces seoulensis genome contains a region encoding:
- the nudC gene encoding NAD(+) diphosphatase: MTTRTDHTADRPISLTAPSGIDRAAHHRLDEAWLAAAWSHPSTRCFVVSGGQVLIDETPDGRTELVMTPSFEAPLTEAHRYFLGEDEDGVSYFALQKDSLPGRIDQSARPAGLREAGLLLSPRDAGLMVHAVGLENWQRTHRFCSRCGERTVIAAAGHIRRCQACGAEHYPRTDPAVIMAVTDGQDRILLGRQVHWPEGRFSTLAGFVEPGESIEQSVRREVFEEAGITVGEVEYIASQPWPFPSSLMLGFFAHATSTEIDADGEEIEEARWFSRDELGAAFESGEVLPPYGISIAARLIELWYGKPLPTRSAF, translated from the coding sequence GTGACCACCCGGACCGACCACACCGCTGACCGACCCATCTCGCTCACCGCCCCGAGCGGCATCGACCGAGCCGCCCACCACCGGCTCGACGAAGCCTGGCTCGCGGCGGCGTGGAGCCACCCCTCGACCCGCTGCTTCGTGGTCTCCGGCGGCCAGGTGCTCATCGACGAGACGCCCGACGGGCGTACCGAGCTCGTCATGACCCCCTCCTTCGAGGCCCCCCTGACCGAGGCCCACCGCTACTTCCTGGGCGAGGACGAGGACGGCGTCAGCTACTTCGCGCTCCAGAAGGACTCGCTGCCCGGCCGTATCGACCAGTCCGCCCGCCCCGCCGGACTGCGCGAGGCGGGGCTGCTGCTCTCCCCGCGCGACGCCGGGCTGATGGTGCACGCGGTCGGCCTGGAGAACTGGCAGCGCACCCACCGCTTCTGCTCCCGCTGCGGCGAGCGCACCGTCATCGCCGCCGCCGGGCACATCCGCCGGTGCCAGGCGTGCGGCGCCGAGCACTACCCGCGCACCGACCCGGCCGTGATCATGGCGGTCACCGACGGACAGGACCGCATCCTGCTCGGCCGCCAGGTGCACTGGCCCGAGGGCCGCTTCTCCACGCTCGCCGGCTTCGTCGAGCCCGGCGAGTCCATCGAGCAGTCGGTGCGCCGCGAGGTGTTCGAGGAGGCGGGCATCACCGTCGGCGAGGTCGAGTACATCGCCAGCCAGCCCTGGCCCTTCCCGTCCAGCCTGATGCTGGGCTTCTTCGCCCACGCCACCTCCACCGAGATCGACGCCGACGGCGAGGAGATCGAGGAGGCCCGCTGGTTCTCCCGTGACGAACTGGGCGCGGCCTTCGAGTCCGGCGAGGTCCTGCCGCCCTACGGCATCTCGATCGCCGCCCGGCTGATCGAGCTGTGGTACGGCAAGCCGCTGCCGACCCGGAGCGCCTTCTAG
- a CDS encoding WhiB family transcriptional regulator, giving the protein MQLEAHAPSVPPSQAITQLGSTEDPALLPLTALTALDDAIENLGVPVPCRSYDPEVFFAESPADVEYAKSLCRTCPLVEACLAGAKERREPWGVWGGELFVQGVVVARKRPRGRPRKNPVTA; this is encoded by the coding sequence GTGCAACTCGAAGCGCACGCCCCGTCAGTACCGCCTTCCCAAGCGATCACTCAGCTCGGCTCCACGGAGGACCCCGCCTTGCTCCCCCTCACCGCGCTCACCGCGCTCGACGACGCCATCGAGAACCTCGGCGTGCCCGTCCCCTGCCGTTCCTACGACCCGGAGGTCTTCTTCGCCGAGTCGCCGGCCGACGTCGAGTACGCCAAGTCGCTCTGCCGCACCTGCCCGCTGGTCGAGGCCTGCCTCGCCGGGGCCAAGGAGCGCCGCGAGCCCTGGGGCGTCTGGGGCGGGGAGCTCTTCGTCCAGGGTGTCGTCGTCGCCCGGAAGCGGCCCCGCGGCCGCCCGCGCAAGAACCCGGTCACGGCATGA
- a CDS encoding mycoredoxin, with protein sequence MQGTVTMYSTTWCGYCRRLKGQLDREGIPFTEINIEHDPESAAFVEKANDGNQTVPTVRVVPSGDGPEVVMTNPSLAQVKQALGA encoded by the coding sequence ATGCAGGGCACTGTGACGATGTACAGCACGACCTGGTGCGGATACTGCCGCCGCCTGAAGGGCCAGCTCGACCGGGAGGGCATCCCCTTCACCGAGATCAACATCGAGCACGACCCGGAGTCGGCCGCGTTCGTGGAGAAGGCGAACGACGGCAACCAGACGGTCCCGACCGTGCGCGTCGTCCCCTCCGGTGATGGCCCCGAGGTCGTCATGACCAACCCGAGCCTCGCCCAGGTGAAGCAGGCGCTCGGCGCCTGA
- a CDS encoding ATP-dependent DNA helicase UvrD2: MTPAALKRLSGPACGQPTRCSRTTWQHGCVTAATPSPLFPRTPDTADAVLEGLDPEQREVATALHGPVCVLAGAGTGKTRAITHRIAYGVRSGLLTPSSVLAVTFTNRAAGEMRGRLRQLGAQGVQARTFHSAALRQLQYFWPKAIGGGMPRLVDRKIQLVADAAAACGLRLDRGELRDTTAEIEWCKVTQTVPADYPYAAVKAGRETPRDPAETAHVYAAYENLKRDRAVIDFEDVLLLTVAVLQDRHDIADQVRAQYQHFVVDEYQDVSPLQQRLLELWLGDRDSLCVVGDASQTIYSFTGATPDHLLDFRLRHPGATVVKLVRDYRSTPQVVRLANGLLAQAHGRAADHRLELVSQRTQGPEPVYTEYTDEPAEAEGAARRIRELIAAGTPASEIAVLFRTNSQSETYEQALADAGVPYQLRGAERFFDRPEVRKAGVALRAAARFGGNDSLLDEAVDLPSQVRAVLSGEGWTSAPPAGSGAVRERWESLAALVALAHDFAAAHPKATLGDLVAELDERAGAQHAPTVQGVTLASLHAAKGLEWDAVFLVGVAEGMLPISYAKTDEQIEEERRLLYVGVTRARERLHLSWSLARSPGGRAGRRPSRFLDGLRPGSTATVGRAATGTGGVERGTLGGLPAAPRRAQRTPARCRVCGRTLTDAGEMKLMRCEDCPSDMDEGLYERLREWRAVEAGQSGQPDFCVFTDRTLMAIAENRPDCAAELSRIPGVLDRKLRRYGTDVLAICAGQEAGTDPRNEACATDANSSKK, encoded by the coding sequence GTGACACCCGCCGCATTAAAACGACTATCAGGGCCCGCCTGTGGACAACCGACGCGGTGTTCCCGGACGACCTGGCAGCATGGCTGTGTGACAGCAGCAACGCCCTCCCCCCTCTTCCCGCGGACCCCGGACACGGCCGACGCGGTGCTCGAAGGGCTCGACCCCGAGCAGCGCGAGGTCGCCACCGCCCTGCACGGGCCGGTGTGCGTCCTGGCCGGAGCGGGCACGGGCAAGACCCGCGCGATCACCCACCGGATCGCCTACGGGGTGCGCTCGGGCCTCCTGACGCCCTCCAGCGTGCTCGCCGTCACCTTCACCAACCGCGCCGCGGGCGAGATGCGCGGCCGGCTGCGCCAACTCGGCGCCCAGGGCGTGCAGGCCCGCACCTTCCACTCCGCCGCGCTCCGCCAGCTCCAGTACTTCTGGCCGAAAGCGATCGGCGGCGGCATGCCCCGGCTGGTCGACCGCAAGATCCAGTTGGTCGCCGACGCGGCCGCCGCCTGCGGGCTCCGCCTGGACCGGGGCGAGCTGCGGGACACGACCGCCGAGATCGAATGGTGCAAGGTCACCCAGACCGTCCCGGCCGACTATCCGTACGCGGCCGTGAAGGCGGGCCGCGAGACCCCGCGCGACCCGGCCGAGACCGCCCACGTCTACGCGGCCTACGAGAACCTCAAGCGCGACCGCGCCGTCATCGACTTCGAGGACGTGCTGCTGCTCACCGTCGCCGTCCTCCAGGACCGGCACGACATCGCCGACCAGGTACGCGCCCAGTACCAGCACTTCGTCGTGGACGAGTACCAGGACGTCAGCCCCCTCCAGCAGCGCCTGCTCGAACTCTGGCTCGGCGACCGCGACAGCCTGTGCGTCGTCGGGGACGCCAGCCAGACCATCTACTCGTTCACGGGAGCAACGCCCGACCATCTTCTCGACTTCCGGCTCCGCCATCCCGGCGCCACCGTCGTCAAGCTGGTCCGCGACTACCGCTCCACCCCCCAGGTGGTGCGCCTCGCCAACGGCCTGCTCGCCCAGGCCCACGGCCGCGCCGCCGACCACCGGCTGGAACTGGTCTCCCAGCGCACCCAGGGCCCCGAACCCGTCTACACCGAGTACACCGACGAGCCCGCCGAGGCCGAGGGCGCCGCCCGCCGCATCCGCGAGCTGATCGCCGCCGGGACCCCGGCCTCCGAGATCGCCGTCCTGTTCCGCACCAACTCCCAGTCCGAGACCTACGAACAGGCCCTCGCCGACGCCGGCGTCCCCTACCAACTGCGCGGCGCCGAGCGCTTCTTCGACCGGCCCGAGGTGCGCAAGGCGGGCGTCGCCCTGCGCGCCGCGGCCCGCTTCGGCGGCAACGACTCCCTGCTGGACGAGGCGGTCGACCTGCCCTCCCAGGTCCGCGCCGTGCTCTCCGGCGAGGGCTGGACCAGCGCGCCCCCGGCGGGCTCCGGCGCCGTCCGGGAGCGCTGGGAGTCGCTGGCCGCCCTGGTCGCCCTCGCCCACGACTTCGCCGCCGCCCACCCCAAGGCCACCCTGGGCGACCTGGTCGCGGAGCTGGACGAGCGTGCCGGTGCCCAGCACGCCCCGACCGTCCAGGGCGTCACCCTCGCCTCCCTGCACGCCGCCAAGGGCCTGGAGTGGGACGCCGTCTTCCTGGTCGGCGTCGCCGAGGGCATGCTGCCGATCAGCTACGCCAAGACCGACGAACAGATCGAGGAGGAGCGCCGCCTCCTCTATGTGGGCGTCACCCGTGCGCGGGAACGGCTCCACCTCTCCTGGTCGCTGGCCCGCTCACCCGGCGGCAGGGCGGGCCGCAGGCCGAGCCGCTTCCTCGACGGACTGCGCCCCGGCTCCACCGCCACCGTGGGCCGCGCCGCGACCGGCACCGGCGGCGTCGAGCGCGGCACCCTGGGCGGCCTCCCGGCGGCACCCCGGCGCGCCCAGCGCACCCCGGCCCGCTGCCGGGTCTGCGGCCGCACCCTCACCGACGCGGGCGAGATGAAGCTGATGCGCTGTGAGGACTGCCCCTCCGACATGGACGAGGGCCTGTACGAGCGGCTGCGGGAGTGGCGGGCGGTCGAAGCGGGACAGAGCGGACAGCCGGACTTCTGCGTCTTCACCGACCGGACCCTGATGGCCATCGCCGAGAACCGTCCCGACTGCGCCGCCGAACTCTCCCGCATCCCCGGCGTCCTGGACCGCAAGCTGCGCCGCTACGGCACCGACGTACTGGCCATCTGCGCAGGCCAGGAGGCCGGGACGGACCCGCGGAACGAGGCTTGTGCGACTGATGCGAACTCGTCGAAAAAATAG